In the Sandaracinus amylolyticus genome, GGGTGACGGTCCGCCTGCTCGACGTGGGCACCGGCGTGCAGCAGTGGAGCGAGCGCTTCGACAGCGAGGTCGAGGATCTCTTCGCGGTGCAGGAGCGCGTCGCGCAGCGCATCGCGGAGTCGCTGCGGCTCTCGCTGCACGGCGTCGGTGCGGCGGGCGCGATCTCCCCCGAGGCGCTCGAGCTCTACCTGCGCGCGCGGCATCGCCTGCGCACCGCGAACGCGGTGAGCCCGGTGGAGACCGCCGAGGCGCTCGAGCGCGTGATCGAGCTCGCGCCCGACTTCGCGCCCGCCTATGCGAGCTACGCGACCGCGTGCGTGCGCGCGTGGTTCCTGCCGTCGCCCGACTCCACGCGCGACTGGGGCGCCGAGGCGGCGCGTGCGATCGAGCGTGCGGTCGAGCGCGCGCCCGATCTCGCGGAGACGCACTACGCACGCGCCCAGCTCGCATCGCAGCACGGCCGCTATCGCGAGGCGGTCGGCGCGGCGCGCACCGCGCTCACCATCGCGCCGACGCTCCCCGAGGCGCACCAGTTCCTCGGCATGCTGCAGGTCGAGGCGGGCCGCGCGAAGGAGGGCCTGCAGCGCATCGATCTCGCGCTGCAGCTCGATCCCAACCTGCTCTTCGCGTCGCTCGAGAAGATGCGGTGGAACGGGCAGTACGGGGACCTCGCGGTGTTCGACGCGATCGCCGAGAAGTGGGCCGACGACCCGACGAAGGAGCCCTTCCTCGCGCAGCAGCTCGTGCGCGTCGGCGCGTTCCGGCGTGACGAAGCGCGCATCCGCCGCGGCATCGCGCTGCTCGAGAACCTCGACGTCCCGTCGGCGCCCTTCATGATGCTGTACGCGCGCGTGATGCTCGGCGACCGCGACGTGCTGCAGGGCATCGAGCGCCTGCGCGCGCTGATCGCGGGCAACGTCAGCGACCGCTTCCGCTCGCTCGTGCACCAGCTGAGCGCGGAGGCGTACGGTCGCCTCGGCGAGACCGAGCGCATGATGGAGCACGTGCGCGGCGGCGCGGACAGCGTGCTGGTCGATCTCGAATGGATGGATCGATGCCCGCTGATCGAGCAGGCGCGCACCCAGCCCGACTTCGCCGAGCTGCGCCGCAAGGTGCGCGCGCGCTGCGAGCAGATCTGGGCCGCGTAGTCCGTTACGCGGTGAGCGTCGTCATCGCCTGACGTGCGCAGGGGAGTGCGCGTTTGCCGGATCCAGCATCGTCCGGCATCCTCCGCCCCGCGCTTGCGCTCCAGAGGCGCAGGGCGAACGGGAAGAACGAGAATGGCCGTCCGAACGCTCGAGCTCACCGATCCCACGTTCACGCCCAAGGCGGAACGCAACGCGTTCGAGAAGCTCGCGCTGCGCTTCATCCGCGACGAGCGAGACCTGCCCTTCGTGTGGCTCTCGCTGCAGATGACGCTCGTGCTGATCCCGCTCGCGATCGTCCTCTACTGGCCGGGCGTGTTCCGCTGGTGGATGGCGCCGCTCTACTGGGCGGTGCTCTTCGGCGCGTTCTTCGATCGCTACATCCTCATGCTGCACAACACCAGCCACAAGCCGCTGTTCAAGCGCGAGCATGGCTGGGCGAAGTTCTACATCCCGTGGGTGCTCGGGCCCTTCTGCGGCGAGACCCCGGAGACCTACTACATCCATCACATCACGATGCATCACGCGGAGGGCAACCTGCCGCGCGACCTGTCGTCGACGATGAAGTACCAGCGCGACTCGCTGGTCGACTTCTTCCGCTACTGGAGCGACTTCTTCTTCCTGTCGATCTTCAAGCTGGCCGCGTACCAGCTCGGCAAGAAGCGCCCGCGCCTCTTCGCGTGGATGATCGCGGGTGAGCTC is a window encoding:
- a CDS encoding fatty acid desaturase family protein codes for the protein MAVRTLELTDPTFTPKAERNAFEKLALRFIRDERDLPFVWLSLQMTLVLIPLAIVLYWPGVFRWWMAPLYWAVLFGAFFDRYILMLHNTSHKPLFKREHGWAKFYIPWVLGPFCGETPETYYIHHITMHHAEGNLPRDLSSTMKYQRDSLVDFFRYWSDFFFLSIFKLAAYQLGKKRPRLFAWMIAGELSFYALVALGLALSPGPTLTIFVVPFLLCRFLMMCGNWGQHAFIDQNDPGNSYKSSITCVNVRYNQRAFNDGYHISHHLVANRHWTEHPGELLANRAKYAANGAIIFQGIDFFQVWFFLMLKRYDVLAKHFVDLAEQPRSDEEIIALLKSRVQRFDLTRPEVLAAVPA